The DNA window GATTTCAAAAGAAGAGTGGAAAAACCCCATTTACACGGGTGTAAATACAAAGTGATCCTGGCGTACCAGCTGAACCTTAGAGAAGAGAATGGGGGGCTGTGTACTCTTATGTCACTTGTAAATTTCTGTAGGTCAGAGGCATTATTTCTACAGAATTCCTTCTGTCCATACAAAGAGGTGTAAAGCCACTACAAGACAGGGGCAATAATTAGGGTCTCTCCCTAACATCTAACATCCTgggtggacctggagtcaggaagacctgagttcaaatcctatctcagacactttctagctacataactgagcaagttacttaatgtaACCTCTACCTTTCTCAGTTACCTCAAcggtaaaatgagaatattgtaAGGGTTTTTTGCAAACCTCTAAAATTTAGCGATGACGATGACGACCCAAGTGCCTAATGAATCTCTTGTAAATGACAGACCTGATTATTTAATACGTTCCTGTCAAATCCCCCACAGCTGGTGCTCTCACAATCAGCAGGCGCTGTCAGCAGGCAGGTTGAGGAGCACTGTGCTCCCTGGAGTGATTCACACAGACGATGGAACTGAGCTCAGTTTGTCTGGGGTTTCTTCTTTTCTAGGCATTGCCATCCCGATCCCAATCAAAGGCATAGAGGCTGGCGTGGGCGACCCCAACAACATCACATGCGTGCTAACAAAGGAGCGTTTTAGTAACTTCATGCTCTTCGGCTCCCTGGCTGCCTTCTTCACGCCCCTCGCCATCATGGTGGTCACTTACTTTCTCACTATCCAAGCCCTTCGGAAGAAGGCATACTTGATCAAAAACAAGCCACCACAGCGTTTCACGTGGTCTACCGTGTCCACGGTTTTCCAGAGGGATGAAACACCTTGCTCATCCCCTGAAAAGGTGGCCATGCTGGATTTTTCTCCCAAGAATAAAACGGTGCCTAATGCGAATGATGAAATGCTTATTCGACGGATGTCCAGTGTTGGGAAAAAGTCCGTTCAAACTATTACCAACGAGCAGAGGGCTTCCAAGGTGCTGGGGAttgtgtttttcctctttttgtttatGTGGTGTCCTTTCTTTATTACAAATGTCACTCTGGCTTCATGTGATTCCTGCAGTCAGAGCACGCTCCAAAAGCTTCTGGAGATATTTGTCTGGATAGGTTATGTTTCTTCAGGGGTGAATCCTCTGGTCTACACACTCTTTAACAAGACCTTTCGGGATGCATTTGGTCGCTACATCACGTGCAATTATCAGGCGACCAAGGCAAGGAAGCCCCTTCGGAAATGCTCAAGCAAGATGTCCTTCAGGAATTCTATGGCAGAGAATACCAAGCTCTTTGCGAGACAAGGAGTGAAAAATGGGCTTAACCCAGTCATGTACCAGAGCCCAAGGAGACTCTGTAGTTCTCCCATACAGTCCCCATCCACTGTTCTCCTGGACACACTACTTCTCACTGAAAACGAAGTGGACAAAACTGAAGAGCAAGTCAGCTATGTATAGCAGAATTTGTGTTCCCTTCACTCCAATAATGCAATGAGAGGAACTAAGAGTGGGGCCATTAAAAAGCActacagataaaaagaaaaccgCAGAACACGTTCCTTCATCTTCTTAAAGACTGAGATAAATATCCGTACCATCTAGTTGTCCCCAATTTGGTCCAACTAGCCCATGAAATAGCTATTTTGCACACAAGTAACGAACATCTAGCACTGTACAATAATTAAGAAGCCAAGAGTCAAATAAAGTTCagtccattattttatcaccaaGTCTGGCCTCACCTTCTTTCACAAAGCCGTTAAACTCAGAACCATTTGTCAAAGATGAGATGGTGTAGAGCTGTCTATCCCAGAGGGCAGGTTCTGGTATGAAAGACACTCATGGAGTCCCACAGGGAGGGCTCTGTCCTCACTTGGAGGTGATCAACATTTTCATTAGTTACTTGGGTGATGCAAGATAAAAGACACACTTATCACACTGGCAGACAATACGACACTAGAAAAGAAAACCACTACAGCCGATCAAAAAATCAGGCCTCCTCCAATCGATGAGAAGACATTTACATGACCTCCCAGGACAGAGAGCTGGAAGAGTTTTGAGCGGGCTCCTGGTTCACCCCCATCTCCTTGGCAGATGAGGAGCCTGAGGTGCAGCTAGAGAGGGGCTAAGTGACTGACACGGTCAGGGTCACGAAGGCAGGCCGAGGGGTGGAGCCAGGAATCTACCTCTTATATGTATCTATAAAGTCTTTAGTTGACCACAAGCTCAAAGACCCAACAGTGAGGTGGAGCCACCAAAAAAGCTTACTAAGGTGGTCACTTACTAAGGGTCACTCCAGGCAGGGGATTCAGGACAAAGGAAGAGGCCCCACTGCACTACGGTCAGGTTTGACATCTGGAGGAGTGGGTTTGGTTCCACACCTTGCATTTCAGGAAGGACACTGAAATTCATTCAGAACAGGGCAATCAAGACAGCGAGAGGATTCAAGACCAGGCCACAGTAACATTCAGTGAAGGAACTAGGGGCTTTAAACCTAGATAAGATTTAGTGTCATGACAGCAGGCTTCAAATCTGTCAAAGTCtgtcaagtggaaaaggagggaggacgGTATTAGGGACAATGGGTGGGATTTATGGGGAGCCAGTCTTGGACTCAATTCACAGATAAACTTTCTGACCAATGACACCGGTCCCAAACTGAGCACAGTCCCTTGTGAGATAATGGGTCAGTGGCAATGGAGGTATTCAAGCAAAGACCTGACCTCCAGCTGATGAGGATATTATAGGAGACTGTCAAGATGCCCCTCAGCAACATTCCCAATGCTGTGCATCTGTGGTCTTTTTGACAGAAAGCAAGGAAACCCAACATTCTCTGTGCCTGTCAGCAATGATGCCCACACACAGGtgacaaaaataaatacacaaaacagTAAGATTGTTGTTACCAGTGTGAAGGGGGCAAGACTGGAGAAAGCCACTGCCCGACAAATTCCAGAAACTGTCCTGTCCAATCACCTGCAGCTTTCTTGCATTTCAGCCCTCCTCATGGTATGTTCCATCCTCAGGATCTTGAACTGTACAATCTGAGGGCAGGGGCCACAGCTCATCTGTGTATTCTGCCAAGCACAGTGCAGTGTTAACACTCAGCACTGAAGAAGTCTTTGCTGAATGAATGGTGACTGCTTCCTGTTCACCTTTCCTTTACTCCTTTATCCCCTTTTCCATAATCATTGGGACTTTTGCTTCCCCAATCCTTCTTGTCACCCCCTAACCTATCACAACCATTCTGGCTTCTCTTGCCTGGCTATTAAGCTCCCATAATTCATTACGTCGATGATGTGTTGCGAAGAGAAGTGTTTCTCAGCCTCCCTAGCCTGCTAGTCCCTAAAGACTAAGTTCCACTACCCAATTTTTCCACTGGACACTGGAATTGGACTGATTTTGTCCACTCTAAGTTTCTGTAGCTTAACGTTGGTTGGGTCCTTACTTCTACTCCAAATCCTTTTACTTATCCCTTACTAAAGGAAAGTGCGATGATATCTGTTTCaagcctttctcttctttcttcttcccttacaATTAAAAAAGATGGCCCCCTACTCTGAGATCTAAGCCGTCTGACCTGTTGTTGGGTTtgctttcagttgtgtctgactccatgattctgtgtggggttttcttggcaaagatactggagtagtttgccctgtccttctccagctcgttttacagatgaggaaactgaggcaaacatgacttgtccaggatcataaaACTAGGGAGTGTGGGAGAATGTATTTGAACGCagggagaggagtcttcctgactccaggctccacACTAGCCACTGCagcgctacctaactgccctaagGTGCCCCCATTCTCCATTCCTCGGAACTTCATCTGCTCACCTCCCACCTCAGGGAAAGGGCTGACCCTTCCCCTGGTCAATGATAATCCCCCCATCTATCTCATTCCATGCATCAATCACGTCTCCCCTTTGCATCTTcagcctcttccttctcctgaGTCCTCCTGTTTGGGGCTCACATAGGCCTTTCCTCCCAGAAGAACAGGTTCCCTTGACCCGGCTCCCGTCCCCTTGCCTTGAGTTTCTCTTCCATCTGGCTTCTAAAAAGAGCTGTCCACACTCACTACCTCAACTTCATTTTCTACTCCACTTCCAAACCCTTTgcaaagaggaaactaaggccaacagggttaagtgatttgcccaggatcacaaagctagtaaattctgaggctggatttgaactcggttctgactccaagcccagtggtcTAGCTGCTtgctgcaccatctacctgcccaaCTTCAAGTCGGTTAAGTCAACCAAAACAATAACCAATGTGGCGTTAATTCTTGACACAAAGACTGAAAACAGACGAGCAATTGCCTGGTTTTACTTTCTCTGTACTCCTTTCCTGGTATGGTCAGAAGAATCCTCCCTTTGGCCCAGTCTGACCCAGGCCACAGTCCCTAGAGGGCGACAAAGTGAGCACGTCAGCCAGGATgctgcctgtctctctgtcagATTTCTTGAATTGCTTCCTCTGGTCTTCCCTCGAAGAATCTCTTTACATTGCTGAGTATCAATCCTCGTGAGCTGGAATCCTGAAAGCACGCTCTGTCAGGTTCTTCCAAAATAGGAAGTCTCTGAACAAAGGTCCAGGGTCACATGTGGCCTCTGCTGTTCTAGCTAAGAAGGTGGCCCCTGGGTGAGAAAAATCATTCCTCCCAAGCAGAGTTACTCTATCCTTCCGGGCTCTTAAACCGTTCCACTTTCTCTCAGTCTAAGCCATGTTTCAGACCAAGACCAAGATCTCCTCGACCATATTTCAAAATCGCAGGGCCTTTCTCCCCAGGTTTCCATCACTAGCCTTAATCCAAACACACACAGCCCAGGCCCTGTGACTTAGAATTCACAAGAAGAGTAGGTATTCCCCTCACCGCTTCCTCTTACTTCGGAGAGAAAACTTTAAACAAACTGAAAATGGATTCCCTCCTCTGCTTTTAGTGAAATGAGACTGAGCAGAAATGTGGCTCCCTGGAACCCTCCATCATTCAAACCGCTTGTGGGCTGTGATGCTAGTAGCCAAGCTCCTTCCGGATCCTCTGTCTGCAGGAGGAGCCCCTGCCCTGTggactttcttcttctctttctttcgcTCGGTGATGTTCTCCTGAGAACGATTAGTTCCTCCTCCCATTTATCTTTGTTCCAGGTGTAGAGAAGCTGCTTTTACACCTCTACCAGCTTGAAAGCCCTGCTGATGAGGTCAGTCCATTTCCTGCTGCCCCACTTCCTTTCCAATCCTCCCAGAAGACAGACGTCTGTTTCCCAGAATCTCCTTATTCGTGTCCCAAAGACAAACCCGTATTACTTGACACCATCTTATTGCCCAGCTTCTTCCCCAGTTGCCCAGATTGATTACGTTTTCTgccaaaatccaaaacaaaatgaaagcatGTGCTTGTTTCCCCAAGATCCTGTGCAGGATCCAAGTCACCAGAGATGCACATAATACAGGTTTCTTCCCATGTGACTCAATTAGTATTCTCCGTACTAACCGACCACAATGAAATTTTATTGTGATATTCTGCTATGATTCTACTCAGGATGAAAGGGAATCCTTCAAACAAGCCAGAATTTCAGGATTTTGTCATGGGCTTACTAAGAAACAGCCAGATGAGGGCACAGTTCAGCTTCTCAACTCTTTGGGAGCTGAAGGATCGAAGTGCTCTTTATTCTAAAGCTTCTAAAAGTCACTCAAAGTCAAGAGAATTCCAAGTTTGCAAAAACTATTTGTGCTCAGATCAATAAAAAGAGGGGTCCTTGTACCGAGGTTCTCACAAGCTGTATCCGTAGgtttgtccttttctcttctagCTAAGAAGGTGGTCCCCAagtgaaaggaaaggggaaaaaaagctttttttggtttttgttttttaaacctctATGGTAACCCATCCAAAAGACAAAATGACCCTCAGTCGAGACTCTTTGCAAAGCAAGAGTAGCAGAATGGTGGAGAAAGAACAGAAGGTGCTGAGAACCATGTGGCTCTTAAACCAGGAACAAATATTAAGGTTGCTGCTGAATCTCCATGTGAATTTTTTACCCAATGCCCAAAGAGCCAACACGTGGATCGAGGGAACAAAGCACCTGACTGCTCTATCAATTAACCCGGAACACATAAAGGTGCTGCAGCTCCCTGACAGGTCTGCTTCCAGGCTCTCCCCAGGGAGGGAAATACAGGAAACTGGTTTCTTCACATATTCAAAGCTAAAAGAAACACCATTTCATGGGCTACTTGGTCGCATTCCTGGTGAGTGGAAAAGAGCACTCCATGTATTAAAGCCactgaaaagggagaagaggggcagctaggtggcgcagtggatagagcaccggccctggattcaggaggacctgagttcaaatccggccttagacactgaaCACCTACTGgccgtgtgatcttgggcaagtcacttaaccccaattgcctcacctcccccccccccaaaaaaaaagaaaaagaggaagatgagagATGCTAAGACTTCATTTCAAAGGCAGGACTTCCTCTCCATGGGAAGGCTCCCCCATTGCTCCTAACTGCAGACAACCCTGTAATAATTACAAAGAGCAAAACAATCCAAAACCTGCTCACTGAAATCTGTCACAGTGACAGAGGATGAGCCAACCAACCGCGCAACAAAAACAAAGTGGGTGGCCAGCGCATGCTGCCTGGGATAAGCCGTGTGACTGGCCCCTCAACAGGAGAGGAAGAAGTCAGTGCAACAACATCTGGGGAATGGTCTGTCTGTGCCTTCAAATGACCCACTTACTGAAGAGCATCATTTCCCTAGACATGCTATGTGCCTGGGAACCCCAAAACGCTTCCACCTTGGAAAAAATCCAAACTGCAGCTAACCTGAagatcaatggaaaaaaaacccacctggAAGGTGTGCAAGAAGCCACAGAGTGACTGCTTGCGGTACGGGACACAGCACAGGACCCAAAATTGGGAGACTTGGCTCCAAGTTTGAATTCTGCCACTGGTGTGCTCAGACCCAGCATTCAGACCTACTAAGTCTCGGTTttgaaatctgtaaaatgaaggggactagatgatttccacGGTCCTTCCAAGCGCTGAGTCAGTGGGCTATTGAAAGATGCAGAGGAGATCTGAGGAGTGATCTGCCTGTAATTATGAAGCTCGTCCAGTGCCAAATGGGGgtgttgaacccaggtctcagcAACCCCATGTCCTGTCCCTTTGTCCCCTATGACACGTCACAGGTGTTGACCAGGGAGGGCCAACATTACTGAGGCGGCGGGGATCCCTTGAGAGCTCTGCCCCCTTCTGCAGACTAAGGTCATATGGAATAGTACAAAGAGAAACAACCAGAAAGCTTTTTCCAGAAAGAATTCAACAGGGTGAGCTCATTACACCAATAAGACACAAGGAAATTAGGTTTCACGAAGAGAAAAGAGCAGGTTACAGGGACAATTTCTTCAGTCCAAACCTAACGGGAAACTTCAGTGACAGTCAGGTAGTGGCTGTACAAAATCCCTTCAGATCTGTGAGGGCCCAACAAATGCTAACCGGGAGCAAAAAAATTCTACTCAAGTATGAAAAATGACTTGACTAATGAGGAATTCTTTTAAACAGGTTTGTTATCTTTCCAGCACCTCTTTAATCAAAACTACCCAGAATGTTAATGCTGCAGCTCAACTCCTCTACTAAGCCACTGAGAGAAGTGAAGAGCACAAAGATTATaacaacagaaagaggaaaagctgGTGCTGAGGGGGGacaaagggaggagaagagagtcaAAGCCTCTGGCTGGTCCCACAGTCTGAGGTCCCCAATGCCTCCAGGCCTGGTATCAGGTCCTACAAAACCAATACGATCCCAAAGACTTATTCAGATGTGGAACGTGACCACTTGGATTCCTAAGAGAGCAAGCAAAATCCCAATTTTGAAAGTATCAGGTCTTTAGTATCAGCAACTGCCACTTCCACTTGAGGTTTCTCATGCTCTTCACAACACCCCTGAGAACATGGCACAAGAACTGTCcccattt is part of the Dromiciops gliroides isolate mDroGli1 chromosome 4, mDroGli1.pri, whole genome shotgun sequence genome and encodes:
- the HTR2B gene encoding 5-hydroxytryptamine receptor 2B; the protein is MTSSATDHVDHSPEADWITEKQRMAISYRLLEQDTIPDYLLQGSKMSDRLLSSNESGLPTDSTPGEKKLRWAALLIFMVIIPTIGGNILVILAVSLEKKLQYATNYFLMSLAVADLLVGLFVMPIALLTIMFEPVWPLPLALCPAWLFLDVLFSTASIMHLCAISVDRYIAIKKPIQASQYNSRATALIKITVVWLISIGIAIPIPIKGIEAGVGDPNNITCVLTKERFSNFMLFGSLAAFFTPLAIMVVTYFLTIQALRKKAYLIKNKPPQRFTWSTVSTVFQRDETPCSSPEKVAMLDFSPKNKTVPNANDEMLIRRMSSVGKKSVQTITNEQRASKVLGIVFFLFLFMWCPFFITNVTLASCDSCSQSTLQKLLEIFVWIGYVSSGVNPLVYTLFNKTFRDAFGRYITCNYQATKARKPLRKCSSKMSFRNSMAENTKLFARQGVKNGLNPVMYQSPRRLCSSPIQSPSTVLLDTLLLTENEVDKTEEQVSYV